The Bacillaceae bacterium IKA-2 DNA window TCAGTAATTACATTTAGTTCTAGTTTCTCCAATAAATCTTCAAAAGATAACTCAAATTGTTTTTCTATGATAATTCCGTGATCAGCTTTTTTCCACCAATTATGCCAATGTTCCTCAACAAAGTTTATGTATATTGCTTCAGTTATTAAGTATAATGTTACATTTTGTTTTTTAACAATCGGCTGCGCTTTTTTTTGCCATTGTTCAAATGTCTGTTTCCAGCGAGTAATCGTTATCTCAGGCAAGAAAATCGTTAAAAATCGCAGTAAACTTTCTAACTGTCGTTCTTCTAATATTGCATGACGAAAACTAGCTTCACTAAATCCAATCTGAATCATCAAGTCCCAGTCTTGAAAGGTCCCCCAACAACGGAATGTCCATAGGGCATCGTTACGAATGTAAACTGGAACAAGAAACTGACCGATCGTAACTTCCATACCTTGCTGCTTTTTAACTTCACCAACTTCTTCGTTAGCGAAAAAAACAATTCCCATTTCAGTAACATAGACAATTTCTACTATTATTAACTGCTCAATCACCCGATCAAAGCCAATATCAACATCCTGATTATTTTTATTTAGATACTGGACAATTTGCTTCAACGCAACTCCTTCACCTAGATTGTGAAAAAGTACCCAAATTAGAAACGATTTGCTAAAACTAGTTTCTATGAAGTCAGTGATACAAAATATAGCCAAGGCAAGTTTAATGTCTTGATTTGATTGTTGAAAAAAAATATCACACTGTTTATTTTTGACAACATACTCACCCTGATGACTTTCCACTAAACCAACATGCTCTAGAAACCGTAACAACATGTCCCAATTTACACAAGTTGAAATTTCTTCTTTTAATAGCTGAAAACTTTCAGGCTGTTTAAGCCCTCGTGTTTTTAAGAAGATAATTAATTCCATTAAGTAGTATAGGTATTTTCTTGTAGCTAGCGGTTGGGTATGGACAGTTCGGTCTTTTTGGTCTTTAAAGGTCAGTTCAAAATAACTCTCAACGATTTCGACAGGTATTACATAAGCTTGGTAATGTTTTTTTTCGTCAAGTTTAAACAACAATCCCTTTTGTCGCAGAAAAAGAAGAGTAAGCTTTTTCTCGATAGTCGCTACTTCCTCTTCTTTTTTAACTGTTTTCAAATATGGACTGTAATCTTGAATACAACTAAACAGGTATTTTCGCTCTTTTGAACTGAGTTGACTAATAAGTTTTTTTCGAAACTCACTTTCATTTAAACGCTCGTGCAGGCATTTAATCGCCCAAACGCCAAGAAGTTCATCCTGTTTATTAATGATTTTCGTTTTGACATCGCTATTTAATTGCTGTAAGCATTGTTCTATAGTGACGATATCCACTCTTCCACCTCATATGTGTAGCCTTGTTCTAACATAAACACCTGCCTGCGACTTGAGCATTGCTCTTCTCTTGTATTTCTTGTAACAACCGAATAAAAATAAGCTTCATTGTTGTTTTTTTTAGGACGTAATACCCTTCCAACTCGCTGCGCTTCTTCCTGTCTTGAGCCAAATGCACCTGATATCTGGATCGCAACTTGAGCGTCAGGGAGGTCAACAGCAAAATTAGCTACTTTACTAACGACGAGTACAGAGATATCACCTAAACGAAATTTCTCATAAATAGTTTCCCGTTCTTTTTGTGGAGTTTTTCCAGTGATCATGGGTAGATTTAATTCCTCAGCAACTTTCACTAATTGATCAAGATATTGTCCGATGATTAAAGCAGGCTCGCCTTGATGTTTTTGTAACAACTTTTTAATTACTTCAATTTTTAATGGGTTGATGGAGGCTAACTTAAATTGTTCTTGTCGATTGCTATTAACATATTGATTTTGCACTTGTTCGGATAGATCAATCCGAATTTCTTTACACTTCGTTGTGGCGATCCAACCATTATGTTCAAGTCCTTTCCAAGCCACCTCAAATTGCTTTGGTCCAATTAAGCTATAAACTTCTTCTTCTTTTCCGTCCTCGCGAACAAGGGTGGCTGTTAATCCTAAACGTCTTTTCCCTTGAATCCCTGCTGTTGTTCGGAACACTGGGGCCGGTAGAAGATGAACTTCATCATATATAATCAGTCCCCAATTACGTTTATTAAATAACGGAAGATGGATAAGCTCCTTTGTTTGGGGCTGTTTGTAGATCATCATTTGGTAAGAAGTAATTGTAATTGGTTTCACTTCTTTACTCGTACTCGTATAAAGACCGACTTCCATTTCAGTTAGATTTGTCTTTTCAATGATCTCTCGTTGCCACTGCTTCATCGATGTTTCACTTGAAGTAATAATTAGCACTTCTTCTTTCACCTTTTCAATGATCCCTAGCCCAACTATTGTTTTCCCTGAGCCACACGGCATCACAACAATGCCATTGCCTCCTGTTTTTTTGCCGTTTTTATAAAAATTAGTCACTGCCTCTTTTTGGTAGGGGCGTAATTGTACTTTATTTGAAAAGCTTACTTCTAATTGTTCACCTTTCACATATCCAATACAATCATTGATAAAATAGCCGTAATGTAAACAAAGTGTTTTAATTTCCCCGCGATTGATTTCACTGAAAATCCAGCCATCGATTGTCTCATGTTTGCTTATTAATAACTTACTTAGCTCACGGTCGTTCAATAATAGTTCTGCAACTGATTGATCATAAAAAGTTAATAGGCATTGTTCATCATGCTTTTCCATGCCAATTGAATTACAGCGATTAAACTGATCTTCAATAAACTGAACAATCTGTTGCGCTAACGGATATTTACAGTGCTCATTTAAAAAGTTAATAATTTCAGTGATTTCGATTCCTTGAAGTTTCGCCGACCAAATTGAGTAAGTCGATATCCGATACGTATATGTTGATAAGGTCGCTTTCTCTAAAGTTGCCATTTGTGATAGCATTGGCTGAATAATTTGAAATTGTCGATGATTAGCCTCTACAATAATTGTTCCATCTTTTTGAACAACTAATGGTTTTTCAAAATTGAAAAGCATCGGTTCGCCTCTTTTCATTTTAAATACTAACTGAATGAAATTCATTCAACTAGCTTATGCTTATTTCAAACTCTTCATCGATA harbors:
- a CDS encoding helicase-associated domain-containing protein, giving the protein MLFNFEKPLVVQKDGTIIVEANHRQFQIIQPMLSQMATLEKATLSTYTYRISTYSIWSAKLQGIEITEIINFLNEHCKYPLAQQIVQFIEDQFNRCNSIGMEKHDEQCLLTFYDQSVAELLLNDRELSKLLISKHETIDGWIFSEINRGEIKTLCLHYGYFINDCIGYVKGEQLEVSFSNKVQLRPYQKEAVTNFYKNGKKTGGNGIVVMPCGSGKTIVGLGIIEKVKEEVLIITSSETSMKQWQREIIEKTNLTEMEVGLYTSTSKEVKPITITSYQMMIYKQPQTKELIHLPLFNKRNWGLIIYDEVHLLPAPVFRTTAGIQGKRRLGLTATLVREDGKEEEVYSLIGPKQFEVAWKGLEHNGWIATTKCKEIRIDLSEQVQNQYVNSNRQEQFKLASINPLKIEVIKKLLQKHQGEPALIIGQYLDQLVKVAEELNLPMITGKTPQKERETIYEKFRLGDISVLVVSKVANFAVDLPDAQVAIQISGAFGSRQEEAQRVGRVLRPKKNNNEAYFYSVVTRNTREEQCSSRRQVFMLEQGYTYEVEEWISSL